In one window of Helianthus annuus cultivar XRQ/B chromosome 17, HanXRQr2.0-SUNRISE, whole genome shotgun sequence DNA:
- the LOC118488821 gene encoding uncharacterized protein LOC118488821, which produces MVTEGIVIGHKVSREGIEVDRAKIDTISRLPPPTSVKSVRSFLGHAGFYRRFIKDFSKITRPMTRLLEKDVPFVFDEECIKAFDFLKEKLVSATILVSPDWSLPFELMCDASDYAVGAVLGQRVDKHFHPIYYASKTLNDAQENYTTTEKELLAVVVAFDKFRSYLVLSKTTVFTDHSALRFLFQKKDAKPRLIRWILLLSEFDIEIKDKKGAENVAADHLSRLEDPKREEVCEDSIGDNFPHETIDFVSAEVEGLPWFSDLANYLATGDLVRGMSFQQKKKLLREARKYIWDDPYLFRIGGDRVLRRCVSKEEGLGILRHVHEGLTGGHHGANVTAHKVFDSGFYWPTALARYGVTHRLSTVYHPQTSGQVENANRGVKRILEKTVGKSRKDWSKKLDDALWAFRTAYKTPLGTTPFMIVYGKACHLPVELEHRALWALKTVNLDLTEAARKRFFQIHELEALRDAAYERSWSIKEKTKALHDRRLRGLKDFKVGDKVLLFNSRLKLIAGKLKSRWSGPYVVKEVFPYGTVELYDEVDKGVWKVNGHRLKHYLGGPIDTTEEEEIPLEDPPTFAEQ; this is translated from the exons atggtgacggaggggatagtGATAGGACACAAGGTGTCAAGAGAGGGTATAGAGGTGGATAGGGCCAAGATAGATACCATAAGTAGATTGCCTCCACCTACTAGTGTTAAGTCCGTTAGGAGCTTTCTAGGTCATGCGGGCTTTTATAGGCgttttatcaaagatttttccaaaatcacacgGCCGATGACTAGGCTTTTAGAGAAGGATGTACCTTTCGTCTTCGACGAAGAGTGCATCAAGGCGTTTGACTTCTTGAAGGAAAAACTCGTGAGTGCCACGATACTTGTGTCGCCCGATTGGAGCTTACCTTTTGAgctcatgtgtgatgcaagtgattatgccgTAGGTGCGGTCCTAGGTCAAAGAGTCGATAAGCACTTTCATCCAATCTACTACGCGAgcaaaactctaaatgatgctcaagagaactataccacCACGGAAAAAGAACTTTTAGCCGTAGTGGTTGCGTTTGATAAGTTTCGCTCATACCTTGTGCTTTCCAAAACCACCGTATTCACCGATCACTCCGCTTTGCGATTTCTTTTCCAAAAGAAAGATGCAAAGCCACGTCTTATTAGATGGATTCTTTTGCTCTCCGAATTTGACATagaaattaaggataaaaagggaGCGGAAAATGTGGCTGCCGACCACTTGTCACGATTAGAGGATCCAAAAAGAGAGGAGGTTTGTGAGGATTCCATAGGAGATAATTTTCCCCACGAAACCATAGATTTTGTTAGTGCCGAGGTAGAGGGTTTGCCATGGTTCTCGGATTTGGCAAATTATTTGGCAACCGGAGATCTTGTGAGGGGTATGTCCTTCCAACAAAAGAAAAAGCTTCTTAGGGAGGCTAGGAAGTATATTTGGGACGACCCTTACCTCTTTAGGATAGGTGGAGATAGAGTGCTAAGGAGATGTGTTTCAAAGGAGGAAGGTTTAGGCATCCTTCGACATGTGCACGAGGGTTTAACGGGAGGCCATCACGGGGCAAATGTGACGGCACACAAGGTTTTtgatagtgggttttattggccaacg GCACTTGCACGCTACGGTGTCACTCATCGTCTTTCTACCGTGTACCACCCGCAAACTAGTGGCCAAGTAGAGAATGCTAACCGAGGGGTGAAGAGAatcttagagaaaacggtaggaaaaagtagaaaggattggtcgaaAAAGCTCGACGATGCTTTGTGGGCATTCCGTACCGCCTATAAGACACCGTTAGGCACAACACCCTTCATGATCGTGTATGGCAAAGCTTGCCATCTTCCGGTAGAATTAGAGCATAGGGCATTGTGGGCATTAAAAACCGTAAACCTTGACCTTACCGAAGCCGCAAGGAAGAGATTCTTCCAAATTCATGAGTTGGAAGCTTTGAGGGATGCCGCTTATGAAAGATCATGGAGTATCAAGGAGAAAACCAAGGCATTGCATGATAGGCGGTTGAGAGGTTTGAAAGATTTTAAGGTAGGTGACAAAGTgcttttgttcaattcacggttgAAATTGATAGCAGGAAAATTGAAATCGAGGTGGAGTGGCCCGTATGTGGTGAAAGAAGTGTTTCCATACGGCACAGTTGAGCTATACGATGAGGTCGACAAAGGTGTGTGGAAGGTAAACGGCCATAGGCTGAAACATTACTTGGGAGGTCCTATTGATACTACtgaagaggaagaaattcctCTAGAGGACCCACCGACCTTTGCCGAACAGTGA